In Bythopirellula goksoeyrii, a single window of DNA contains:
- a CDS encoding MMPL family transporter produces the protein MDLQQRFAALGRAIYDHRWWVILAWVLAACCLRIFSPAWSSVARDGDLEQLPPDTAIAQGQKFNLAAFPEDVSKSQMVLVVARPEGVLSLDDREFAILLGHKIGEALSENIVDVWNEKTPAIGSSLRSKSGQAVRVVVRLTNEFMATQNIELLQRAKQVLKDASNVTPAGLVIGITGSAAIGGDMLSAAAESVQNTHTTTLLLVAVALLLIYRSPWLVLVPMFAIGVATTVSIDLLAILAGWSQLHPDALPRIEVFTTTKIFVIVILFGSGTDYCLFLTARFREHRSEGLSLRDSLVGAMQHVGTALVASALTTIVGLAMMGFAQFGKFAYSGPTIAICLAVTLLACLTFVPALLSTRLGAVIERGNESTSDNIYWQSFWERLSDGILRRPGKILVLCLAAALPLAWYGWNVNVTYDLLGELAPERTSRHGTDMLKQYFPPGEIGPLVVLAEVPSGNLDSVDGQLTIAELAKPLNEILGVEQVRSLYQPLGDPPGTVSLFSSEGLIALAAKGSPLTQAVFVSQAPGMAGRVTRLFLILDAQPFSREAVAISNAVEEKLAEISADIHSPWHEAKFALAGPTVGIRDLERITLQDRFLIELLVIFAVLLVLVVLLRRIVVSCFLIVTVVLSYLVTIGISELLFSLIRGESYVGLDWKVPLFLFVLLVAVGQDYNIYLVSRVLEEQRSGQLLAGLKRAVVQTGGIITSCGIIMAGTFVSMTTSELNGMIELGFALTLGILLDTFVVRTIVVPAFLAVLAVRE, from the coding sequence ATGGATTTGCAGCAGCGATTCGCAGCTCTTGGACGAGCAATCTACGACCATCGCTGGTGGGTCATCTTGGCTTGGGTCTTGGCAGCATGCTGCTTGCGTATCTTTTCTCCTGCATGGTCCTCAGTGGCTCGTGATGGTGATCTGGAACAGCTCCCACCCGACACGGCCATCGCTCAGGGGCAGAAGTTCAATTTGGCTGCGTTTCCTGAGGACGTTTCCAAGAGTCAAATGGTCCTGGTAGTTGCCCGGCCTGAAGGCGTACTCTCGCTCGATGATCGGGAGTTTGCCATTTTATTGGGACATAAGATCGGTGAGGCGCTAAGTGAAAACATTGTCGACGTATGGAACGAGAAGACCCCTGCAATTGGGTCTTCACTTCGCAGCAAGTCCGGTCAGGCCGTGCGAGTGGTAGTGCGGCTGACCAATGAGTTCATGGCGACCCAAAACATCGAGCTACTACAGCGTGCGAAGCAGGTTTTAAAGGACGCATCTAATGTGACCCCAGCTGGCTTGGTAATCGGAATCACCGGTTCCGCGGCAATCGGGGGTGACATGCTCAGTGCGGCCGCCGAGAGTGTGCAGAACACGCATACGACCACCTTATTGCTCGTGGCAGTCGCGCTTCTACTGATATACCGTTCGCCGTGGTTGGTACTCGTGCCGATGTTTGCAATTGGCGTCGCGACCACCGTCTCGATCGACTTGCTTGCCATTCTGGCAGGGTGGAGTCAACTTCACCCGGATGCCTTGCCCCGCATCGAAGTGTTCACTACCACCAAGATCTTCGTCATCGTTATCCTCTTTGGCTCGGGTACCGACTACTGCCTGTTTCTGACAGCCCGCTTTCGCGAACATCGCTCAGAGGGACTGTCCCTACGCGATTCTCTCGTCGGTGCAATGCAGCATGTTGGCACGGCGCTGGTGGCTAGCGCCCTGACGACGATTGTTGGTTTGGCGATGATGGGTTTTGCTCAGTTTGGGAAGTTTGCCTACAGTGGACCGACCATCGCGATTTGTTTGGCAGTTACCTTGCTGGCTTGTCTGACATTCGTTCCAGCATTGTTATCTACGCGATTAGGGGCCGTCATTGAGCGTGGCAATGAATCGACTTCTGATAATATATATTGGCAATCTTTCTGGGAGCGATTGTCGGATGGTATTCTCCGTCGCCCAGGTAAGATTCTCGTACTGTGTCTTGCAGCTGCTTTGCCTCTTGCATGGTATGGATGGAATGTAAATGTTACCTACGACTTGTTAGGTGAATTGGCTCCAGAACGAACTTCCCGTCATGGAACGGATATGCTTAAGCAGTATTTTCCGCCGGGTGAGATTGGCCCCCTGGTGGTCTTGGCTGAGGTGCCCTCGGGGAATTTGGATTCGGTGGATGGTCAACTCACGATTGCAGAGTTAGCAAAGCCACTCAATGAAATATTGGGAGTTGAGCAAGTGCGTAGTCTGTATCAGCCCCTGGGAGATCCACCCGGCACCGTGAGTCTATTTTCCAGCGAGGGTCTAATAGCACTTGCTGCCAAAGGGAGTCCCCTGACGCAAGCCGTTTTCGTTTCTCAAGCTCCCGGGATGGCGGGACGGGTTACTAGGCTTTTTCTCATTCTCGACGCACAACCTTTCTCGCGAGAAGCGGTAGCCATTAGCAATGCAGTCGAGGAAAAGCTCGCAGAGATATCAGCCGACATTCACTCGCCTTGGCATGAGGCAAAATTTGCACTGGCTGGTCCAACAGTTGGTATCCGCGACTTAGAACGAATTACACTTCAAGATCGGTTTCTCATTGAGCTGTTGGTCATATTCGCAGTTCTCTTAGTATTGGTCGTGCTGTTGCGTCGGATAGTCGTCTCCTGTTTCTTGATTGTGACCGTTGTGCTAAGTTACTTAGTCACCATCGGGATCAGTGAGCTTCTCTTCTCGCTCATTCGGGGTGAGAGCTACGTGGGACTCGACTGGAAGGTGCCCTTGTTTCTGTTCGTGCTCTTGGTTGCTGTGGGGCAAGACTATAACATTTATCTGGTCAGTCGCGTTCTCGAAGAACAACGCTCCGGCCAACTACTCGCCGGATTAAAAAGGGCCGTTGTCCAAACGGGGGGTATCATTACTAGTTGCGGTATTATCATGGCAGGCACCTTCGTGTCGATGACAACCAGTGAACTCAATGGCATGATAGAGCTTGGTTTTGCCCTCACGCTGGGGATCTTGCTTGATACCTTTGTGGTGCGGACGATTGTCGTGCCTGCTTTCTTGGCGGTGTTGGCGGTGCGGGAGTAG
- a CDS encoding polysaccharide biosynthesis tyrosine autokinase, protein MKQDSGFNGSEVMYPPMAVNHGPNQSMVPANAPYATPGNGGFPGGPPRGPEILTGPLNQTWIMNCLRRRWLSALLLGTLGAILAGLLLMWLFPLSSQVVAYLQVEDQESEDMLGEKTRTMNPKEFEIFQQTQLTLLKSQFVLMAALNRGDIRELNAVVKNRPDELTWLQDELRVSFPGESKILMISYEGDEDPKEMKMIIDAVVDAYKQEVLAAAEISKSETHLSMDKLHKQLLVELRGKIDKMQTLQKELKGAGSPNASAELNMLIRDVGSLNQRIFEAKEQLVDLEVNRELQARALTSPTAMKQAIDAELDADPTIQGYQQEQYALSQQLRQLQSLTKRPSSPEIKRLQQGMASVREAERQYRAQRERDLAAQLKNAPNDAMQQVMTEYIMRRNALNQSITDLQNDLDTKKEEIEALGQENGELSMLTAEVESLQEIERQMDWRLRSWKVQEASPDRIKVMQNAFSTEKINVYQRYAIASIGGLAAFCLTCYGVALLEFRRRKLNSPEDVDEGLGIRVLGVLPSVASRKAMAPGSTTAAQLAESIDNVRATLMHDSTSRPRQIVLVASPSSMEGSTTVASHLALSLTRAGRRTLLIDGDLRDPSLHKLFGMPLEDGVSELVRSEIEIADAVRPTSTEGLWLMTAGQCDMDAIHALATDQLQPIFEKLRGEFDFVIIDGAPILGLSDSLSIGQYIDGAILTVLRDHSGVRSIHQASELLKNLGIRLIGCVVNGMPFKADRRITRIQSGQSKAKRIAAAKEE, encoded by the coding sequence ATGAAACAAGATTCTGGATTCAATGGTTCTGAGGTTATGTATCCTCCGATGGCAGTCAACCACGGGCCGAACCAGTCAATGGTGCCCGCGAATGCTCCGTACGCAACGCCCGGCAACGGGGGATTTCCCGGAGGCCCGCCTCGCGGTCCGGAGATCCTAACCGGCCCACTCAATCAGACTTGGATCATGAATTGCCTGCGGCGTCGCTGGCTCTCGGCTTTGCTGCTGGGCACCCTAGGTGCGATTTTGGCAGGCTTGCTTTTGATGTGGCTTTTTCCCCTCTCATCGCAAGTGGTGGCCTACTTGCAGGTGGAGGATCAAGAGTCTGAGGACATGTTGGGTGAAAAGACTCGAACAATGAACCCAAAAGAATTTGAGATTTTCCAACAAACGCAACTCACGTTGCTGAAAAGTCAGTTTGTCTTGATGGCTGCACTCAATCGTGGCGACATCCGTGAACTCAACGCAGTCGTTAAAAATCGTCCGGATGAGCTTACGTGGCTCCAGGATGAACTGCGGGTTTCCTTCCCTGGTGAGAGTAAGATACTCATGATCAGCTATGAGGGGGATGAAGACCCTAAAGAAATGAAAATGATCATCGATGCAGTGGTTGATGCCTACAAGCAAGAAGTGCTCGCTGCGGCAGAAATCAGTAAGTCTGAGACACACCTCAGCATGGATAAATTGCACAAACAGCTTTTGGTCGAATTACGTGGGAAAATCGACAAGATGCAAACGCTCCAAAAGGAACTTAAAGGGGCAGGTTCGCCTAATGCTTCCGCGGAGCTTAATATGTTAATTCGCGACGTTGGCTCGCTGAACCAACGGATTTTTGAAGCGAAAGAACAATTGGTTGATCTGGAGGTTAATCGGGAACTTCAGGCGCGTGCACTCACGAGCCCCACGGCAATGAAACAGGCCATTGACGCCGAACTGGACGCTGATCCTACCATTCAAGGATATCAACAAGAGCAATATGCTCTTTCACAGCAGCTTCGCCAATTGCAGTCACTCACCAAAAGACCTTCTTCTCCTGAGATCAAACGATTGCAACAAGGAATGGCCAGCGTTCGCGAAGCGGAAAGACAATATCGAGCTCAGCGAGAACGAGATCTTGCAGCTCAGCTGAAAAATGCCCCCAACGATGCGATGCAGCAGGTGATGACTGAGTACATCATGCGTCGCAACGCTCTGAATCAGTCTATTACCGATTTGCAGAATGATCTCGATACCAAGAAAGAAGAGATCGAGGCACTCGGCCAAGAAAATGGTGAACTTTCGATGCTCACTGCCGAGGTTGAGTCGCTACAAGAGATTGAGCGTCAAATGGACTGGAGGCTACGGAGTTGGAAAGTACAGGAAGCATCACCTGACAGAATTAAAGTTATGCAAAACGCGTTCTCCACGGAGAAAATCAATGTCTACCAGCGTTATGCAATCGCCTCGATCGGCGGGCTGGCGGCGTTCTGCCTGACTTGTTATGGAGTCGCCTTGCTGGAATTTCGCCGTCGGAAGTTGAATTCCCCAGAGGATGTTGATGAAGGTCTGGGTATCCGAGTTCTCGGTGTCTTGCCGTCGGTCGCCTCACGCAAAGCGATGGCGCCAGGCAGCACCACGGCGGCTCAGCTCGCAGAGTCCATCGACAATGTCCGCGCTACCTTGATGCACGACTCAACCTCGCGACCTCGCCAGATCGTGTTGGTGGCCAGCCCCTCTTCGATGGAGGGATCAACCACTGTAGCTAGCCACCTGGCACTGAGTTTGACACGAGCAGGCCGACGGACGCTCTTAATCGACGGTGATCTCCGTGACCCCTCATTGCACAAGTTGTTTGGAATGCCCTTGGAAGATGGCGTGAGCGAACTCGTGCGATCCGAAATAGAGATCGCGGACGCCGTTCGCCCTACAAGTACTGAGGGTCTTTGGCTCATGACTGCTGGTCAATGTGATATGGATGCTATCCATGCTTTGGCAACCGATCAATTGCAGCCCATCTTTGAAAAGCTGAGGGGCGAATTCGACTTTGTGATTATTGATGGTGCCCCGATTCTCGGACTTTCTGACTCGTTGTCGATTGGTCAGTACATTGATGGGGCAATCCTCACCGTGTTGCGTGACCACAGTGGAGTTCGAAGTATTCATCAGGCCTCTGAATTGCTCAAGAACTTGGGTATCCGACTGATTGGTTGTGTGGTCAACGGCATGCCGTTCAAAGCGGATCGCCGCATCACTCGGATTCAGAGCGGACAGAGCAAGGCCAAGCGGATTGCTGCTGCCAAGGAAGAGTGA
- a CDS encoding exosortase/archaeosortase family protein: MASPTHAFSSFESEDHSDHLSHSQEQAAWICFGVLVLLLTLGYFNMLEFTAHSWSDGLYSHGYIIPVFAAGLFWFRRKRLTAVPSIERWIGVAIVLGCLLVRLYASYLDMNPLDRLSYIGALLGVCLIVGGYDMLKWAGPPVAFLVFMFPLPSKLENTVLLKLQTLAAMWSTWTLQLLGIPALREGSHIIIEKLPLEVADACSGLRMGTIFGAMSVALAMVIDRPWWDRLTILVFAIPVALATNVIRITLTALLYLAFPDNDAIHHYIHNWAGLAMMPIALGFLWIELTLLSKLTVPIESDDYASFGAAHG; encoded by the coding sequence ATGGCCAGCCCTACTCATGCTTTTTCCTCCTTTGAGAGTGAGGACCACTCCGACCACCTAAGCCATTCCCAAGAGCAGGCGGCTTGGATTTGTTTCGGAGTGTTGGTTCTCTTACTTACTCTCGGCTACTTCAACATGCTGGAATTCACCGCGCATTCTTGGTCGGATGGGCTGTATTCGCATGGTTACATTATCCCCGTATTTGCAGCAGGACTGTTCTGGTTTCGTCGCAAGCGACTTACGGCAGTTCCTAGCATCGAGCGGTGGATCGGAGTGGCCATAGTACTTGGGTGCCTGCTCGTTCGACTGTATGCGTCGTATCTTGATATGAATCCCCTTGACCGTCTGAGCTACATCGGAGCACTTTTGGGAGTGTGCCTGATTGTAGGTGGGTATGACATGTTAAAGTGGGCAGGCCCTCCAGTTGCCTTCTTGGTGTTTATGTTCCCATTGCCCTCAAAGCTTGAGAACACGGTTCTATTGAAGCTACAAACGCTAGCAGCGATGTGGAGTACATGGACATTGCAATTGCTGGGGATCCCCGCGCTACGCGAAGGGAGTCACATCATCATCGAGAAGCTACCCTTGGAGGTGGCTGATGCTTGTAGCGGGTTGCGAATGGGCACTATCTTTGGCGCGATGTCCGTGGCTTTAGCGATGGTCATCGATCGGCCATGGTGGGATCGATTGACGATACTCGTTTTTGCGATTCCTGTCGCCCTGGCGACGAACGTTATTCGCATAACCCTGACTGCCCTACTTTACCTGGCTTTTCCTGATAATGATGCTATTCACCATTACATACACAATTGGGCCGGTCTGGCGATGATGCCGATTGCGCTCGGCTTCCTGTGGATCGAGTTGACTTTGCTTTCCAAGTTGACTGTTCCTATTGAATCTGACGATTATGCGAGTTTTGGAGCAGCCCACGGATAA
- a CDS encoding polysaccharide biosynthesis/export family protein: MILSNSRQTGLAKTLAVFAVLLGSSGCTAFLAPRDPFPATPPEPPIESSVPRELEKVTLPRYVIEPPDILLVEGVKLVPKSPHKIETFDALLVRVSGAFPDKPIDDAYSVDADGSINLGPAYGRIKVTGLTLEEAEDEVRRQLSQILTDVDVSISLLQSAGAQAVTGQHLVGPDGRVNLGTYGSAFVAGMTIEEAKAAIEEQLSLKLESPEVFVDVLAYNSKLYYVITQGGGFGDDVTRLPITGNETVLDAVASIGGISQVSSSRMWIARPAPNGVGCEQILPVNWEDISRGAATATNYQLMPGDRLFIAQDRYTAGTATVAKILRPFESIFGFMSLSTSALNQIARFGLSNFSN, translated from the coding sequence ATGATACTCAGCAACAGTCGACAAACAGGTTTAGCCAAGACACTGGCGGTTTTTGCAGTGTTGCTGGGTAGTTCAGGATGTACTGCCTTTCTCGCCCCGCGCGATCCCTTCCCAGCCACTCCGCCAGAACCTCCTATTGAGAGTTCTGTACCGCGTGAACTGGAGAAGGTGACTTTGCCTCGCTACGTAATCGAGCCTCCCGATATTTTGCTTGTAGAAGGAGTGAAACTCGTACCAAAATCACCTCACAAAATTGAGACTTTCGACGCTCTTCTTGTCCGAGTATCGGGCGCCTTCCCAGACAAGCCCATCGACGATGCTTACTCTGTCGACGCCGATGGTAGCATCAATCTGGGGCCGGCCTACGGTCGGATTAAAGTGACTGGACTTACCTTGGAAGAAGCTGAGGACGAAGTTCGCCGACAACTCTCCCAAATACTGACCGATGTCGATGTTTCAATATCACTCTTGCAGTCTGCAGGTGCCCAAGCCGTCACGGGTCAACACTTGGTTGGGCCGGATGGCAGGGTCAACTTGGGGACTTATGGTTCGGCATTTGTTGCTGGCATGACTATTGAGGAAGCCAAGGCTGCGATCGAAGAGCAATTGAGCTTGAAACTTGAGAGCCCCGAGGTGTTTGTCGACGTCTTAGCCTACAACAGCAAGCTCTACTACGTGATTACCCAAGGAGGTGGCTTCGGCGACGACGTCACGCGCCTTCCGATTACGGGCAATGAGACTGTGCTCGATGCGGTCGCGTCGATTGGTGGTATTTCTCAGGTTTCCTCGTCAAGAATGTGGATTGCCCGTCCGGCACCAAATGGTGTGGGATGTGAGCAGATTCTACCCGTCAACTGGGAAGATATCAGCCGCGGTGCTGCGACGGCAACGAATTACCAGCTCATGCCGGGCGACCGACTATTTATCGCCCAAGATCGCTATACAGCAGGAACGGCTACCGTGGCAAAGATCCTGCGACCTTTCGAGTCGATCTTCGGATTCATGTCACTTAGCACCTCGGCACTCAACCAGATTGCTCGGTTCGGCTTAAGCAATTTCAGTAACTAA
- a CDS encoding calcium-binding EGF-like domain-containing protein yields MARASKLGMGIVGLGLSMELLLGMAGQSDALANECQPPTPCPCAADGTCHPKSDTWGSYKTRWRPWPGDKVGLTPDEAEDTKSNIKQNLPTYQPPRPEQEELRGPAKKSPASGAATPDASDAVPQAEPAAEGADPAGQEFELPGLPGIPEFDPQGYLPPGRPQLLPQPEDGPPALPQSLSASLAETPSYIAPRSQPQSGPTVVANQSHSAAIPTVVGHVVQATAEFQQASEIQLTNPAAANIYKPTDDELHQAIYIESSDISASNE; encoded by the coding sequence ATGGCTCGCGCGTCAAAACTCGGTATGGGAATAGTTGGATTGGGGCTATCCATGGAGTTGCTGCTAGGAATGGCCGGGCAAAGTGATGCTCTGGCCAACGAGTGCCAGCCCCCTACGCCCTGCCCCTGTGCGGCAGACGGAACATGTCATCCCAAAAGCGACACGTGGGGTAGTTATAAAACTCGCTGGCGGCCCTGGCCTGGAGATAAGGTTGGCTTGACTCCTGATGAAGCTGAAGATACCAAAAGCAACATCAAGCAAAATTTGCCTACCTACCAACCGCCTCGCCCTGAGCAGGAAGAACTCCGTGGGCCTGCTAAGAAGTCCCCAGCATCGGGTGCCGCCACACCGGATGCCTCAGATGCAGTTCCTCAAGCCGAACCGGCCGCAGAGGGTGCTGATCCGGCTGGGCAAGAATTCGAGTTGCCAGGCCTACCAGGAATTCCAGAATTCGACCCCCAGGGTTACTTGCCTCCCGGAAGACCTCAGCTACTTCCTCAGCCTGAAGATGGACCACCTGCTTTGCCACAGAGCCTTAGCGCATCGCTCGCAGAGACACCATCCTATATAGCGCCACGAAGCCAGCCTCAATCTGGCCCAACCGTTGTAGCCAACCAGAGTCACTCTGCTGCAATTCCCACCGTGGTGGGCCACGTTGTTCAGGCAACGGCGGAGTTTCAGCAGGCGAGTGAGATTCAACTCACCAATCCGGCTGCAGCGAATATCTACAAGCCGACTGACGACGAACTGCATCAAGCGATCTACATCGAGTCCAGCGACATCTCAGCAAGCAACGAATAG
- a CDS encoding exosortase-associated EpsI family protein, protein MDRNLLLPALMGGILIVSLCFYEQVYMKDYWGEPGAEAAEMGKRFAQVPKVIGDWVGQDLPVDEIVKNTAGAVNYVSRRYKNKKTGREVTLWLIVGHSRDVCRHTPNICYPASGFRQDGIQIKHHLDLPSGKTSDFFTAKFIKDDAFGRRVERVFWAWNHPDRDLWEAPDYPRVHYGLSRALYKVYFTSDVLVDENTAEANVAAEFAELMLPKINEALFPESSADVESISEEVNVDDSAGSAQETVEEETTSQ, encoded by the coding sequence ATGGATCGCAATCTCCTGTTACCTGCCCTGATGGGTGGGATTCTCATTGTCTCTCTATGCTTTTACGAGCAAGTCTACATGAAGGACTATTGGGGCGAACCAGGCGCCGAAGCGGCTGAGATGGGGAAGCGATTTGCCCAGGTTCCGAAGGTGATTGGCGATTGGGTCGGACAGGACCTTCCCGTAGATGAAATCGTCAAGAATACCGCAGGGGCGGTCAATTATGTCTCGCGGCGTTACAAGAATAAGAAGACCGGCCGTGAAGTGACACTATGGTTAATCGTGGGCCACTCACGCGATGTTTGCCGCCACACTCCCAACATCTGTTATCCGGCTTCCGGATTCCGCCAGGATGGAATTCAGATCAAACACCACTTGGATTTGCCATCTGGTAAGACCTCCGATTTCTTTACTGCGAAGTTCATCAAAGACGATGCCTTCGGTCGACGCGTGGAACGGGTCTTTTGGGCCTGGAATCACCCAGATCGAGATCTTTGGGAAGCTCCAGATTATCCACGCGTTCACTATGGCCTATCGCGAGCACTCTACAAAGTCTATTTCACAAGCGATGTTCTTGTGGATGAGAATACCGCCGAAGCAAATGTTGCCGCCGAATTTGCCGAGTTGATGCTTCCCAAGATCAATGAGGCACTCTTCCCGGAATCCTCTGCAGATGTCGAGTCAATCTCCGAGGAAGTGAACGTGGATGATTCCGCGGGTTCTGCTCAAGAGACTGTCGAGGAAGAAACCACTTCCCAGTGA
- a CDS encoding oxidoreductase, whose product MEEASYTKVAQLRTVAQLRERFAQLGIEIPVDETCLTAEAGSPLAEPIRIGDFEVANRWCIHPMEGWDANPDGSPSEYTLRRWRRFGQSGAKLIWGGEAAAVQPDGRANPNQTLATETNRAGLAALLAELHEGHLERNGSLEGLLVGLQLTHSGRFCKPHDKQRFEPRIAYHHPLLDNKFGTDFEDDSIVWKDDELENLIDSYVAAARLAHEVGYQFVDIKACHGYLLHEFLSARRRPGKFGGDLEGRSRMLLEVIRRVRSELPELLIGVRLSIFDFVPYRTSREVGQPMDYSELIPYDCGFGSDPDNPLAYDLTEPIQLLRMLKEAGVATINLSCGSPYYNPHIQRPAIFPPSDGYLPPEDPLVGVWRQLDVVRQCKAAVGDIPLVGSGYSYLQDYLPNVAQAVVREGWVDIVGLGRMVLSYPEMPHDVLTHGKLTRKLVCRTFSDCTTAPRHGLISGCYPLDDFYKRIPERERLIAIKQSLDE is encoded by the coding sequence ATGGAAGAAGCCTCTTACACCAAAGTCGCTCAACTGCGCACTGTAGCCCAACTTCGAGAGCGATTCGCTCAATTGGGAATCGAAATCCCCGTTGACGAAACGTGCCTGACAGCCGAAGCCGGCTCTCCTTTGGCCGAGCCTATTCGAATCGGTGATTTCGAAGTGGCCAATCGCTGGTGCATCCATCCGATGGAGGGTTGGGATGCCAACCCCGACGGCAGCCCCAGCGAATACACCCTCCGGCGTTGGCGCCGATTCGGCCAGAGTGGTGCGAAACTTATCTGGGGAGGCGAGGCGGCTGCCGTGCAGCCTGATGGCCGAGCGAATCCGAATCAAACCCTGGCCACCGAGACCAATCGTGCTGGCCTGGCGGCGTTGCTTGCGGAACTTCACGAAGGACACCTGGAGCGAAACGGATCGCTTGAAGGATTGCTGGTCGGGCTGCAACTCACTCACTCGGGTCGCTTCTGCAAGCCGCACGACAAGCAGCGATTTGAACCACGGATCGCCTATCACCATCCGCTCTTGGACAATAAATTTGGCACCGACTTCGAAGACGACTCGATCGTCTGGAAAGACGACGAACTCGAAAACCTCATCGACAGCTACGTGGCGGCAGCGCGACTCGCCCACGAGGTTGGCTATCAATTCGTCGACATCAAGGCGTGCCATGGTTACTTGCTCCATGAATTCCTGAGCGCTCGCCGTCGGCCTGGCAAGTTTGGCGGTGACCTGGAAGGCCGCAGCCGCATGCTTCTGGAAGTCATTCGCCGGGTGCGGAGCGAGTTGCCCGAGCTGCTGATCGGCGTGCGGCTGAGCATCTTCGATTTCGTCCCCTATCGCACAAGTCGCGAAGTAGGTCAGCCGATGGATTATTCGGAGCTCATTCCCTACGACTGTGGATTCGGCTCCGATCCTGATAATCCGCTCGCCTACGATCTGACCGAACCCATTCAACTCTTGCGGATGCTCAAAGAGGCAGGCGTGGCGACGATCAACCTCAGTTGCGGCAGCCCCTACTACAATCCCCACATCCAACGCCCCGCGATCTTCCCGCCGAGCGACGGCTACTTGCCCCCCGAAGATCCGCTGGTCGGAGTCTGGCGGCAACTCGACGTGGTGCGGCAATGCAAGGCTGCCGTCGGAGACATCCCTCTGGTCGGCTCGGGTTATTCCTATTTGCAAGACTACCTGCCCAACGTTGCCCAAGCTGTGGTGCGTGAGGGGTGGGTCGACATCGTCGGTCTGGGCCGCATGGTGCTGAGCTATCCTGAAATGCCGCACGACGTGCTGACCCATGGGAAGCTCACGCGCAAACTCGTTTGCCGCACCTTCAGCGATTGCACCACGGCCCCTCGCCACGGCCTGATCAGCGGCTGCTATCCGCTCGATGATTTCTACAAGCGAATCCCCGAACGCGAACGGCTCATCGCAATCAAACAAAGCTTGGATGAGTGA
- a CDS encoding PLAT/LH2 domain-containing protein, which translates to MFCVSKSRVCTVLTCMAVLAGAQMAEAQTTLAQTFSRVATARAVGPQRGGRRGGATSTSIENEPVYRVQMRVKTANVKDAGTDDAVEVRLGSLPATWLDLAINDRERGQTDLYDISLLNVGNRGVMIRDIRNLNISKTGSNGWCIETIELLVNGRVIYKTTFPGGQWLDNSKGKSPTLLIGTSGLRANAKWKEFTSPGPSLLIKRLELEQRIESIIGHHIHADKRVKWGKLYGRGVEVSYKDSKTLHVDLDLMLDVKGLESGLDFDFDIQVSSRNGAIDLTVTNFETRIGSKIYKAILAANGFLGGSNQGDLKRMITSQVQNSLGGRPVSVSTGDYNLTAKVTSAGDVRLGF; encoded by the coding sequence ATGTTCTGTGTAAGCAAATCCCGAGTGTGTACCGTGCTGACTTGCATGGCGGTGTTGGCCGGCGCTCAGATGGCTGAAGCTCAGACAACGCTGGCCCAGACGTTTAGCCGAGTAGCGACGGCTCGTGCCGTTGGACCGCAGCGAGGTGGGCGTCGCGGAGGAGCCACTAGTACCAGTATTGAAAACGAACCTGTGTATCGGGTACAGATGCGTGTGAAGACGGCGAACGTGAAAGACGCTGGTACAGACGACGCGGTGGAGGTTCGTCTTGGCAGCTTGCCAGCCACGTGGCTCGATCTGGCGATAAATGACCGCGAGCGAGGTCAGACGGATCTTTATGACATTAGCTTGCTCAATGTGGGAAATCGCGGTGTAATGATCCGCGACATTAGAAACTTGAATATCTCGAAGACCGGCAGCAATGGTTGGTGTATCGAGACGATAGAATTGCTTGTGAACGGTCGTGTGATTTACAAGACGACGTTTCCTGGCGGGCAGTGGCTCGACAACTCCAAAGGAAAGAGTCCCACGCTCTTGATCGGAACCAGCGGACTGCGTGCGAATGCCAAGTGGAAGGAATTCACGAGCCCCGGCCCGAGTCTGCTCATCAAGCGGCTCGAATTGGAGCAACGTATCGAGTCGATCATTGGTCACCACATTCATGCGGACAAGCGGGTTAAGTGGGGCAAGCTGTATGGCCGCGGTGTTGAAGTGAGTTACAAGGACTCGAAGACGCTGCATGTGGATCTTGACCTTATGCTGGATGTTAAAGGCCTGGAATCGGGATTGGATTTCGACTTTGACATTCAGGTCTCGTCTCGCAACGGTGCGATCGATTTGACGGTGACGAATTTCGAGACCCGGATTGGGTCGAAGATTTACAAGGCCATCTTGGCCGCCAACGGATTCCTCGGCGGCTCCAACCAGGGGGATCTAAAGAGAATGATCACCTCGCAAGTACAAAACTCCTTGGGTGGCCGTCCGGTCAGCGTTTCGACAGGCGACTACAACCTGACCGCGAAGGTTACCTCGGCAGGCGACGTGCGGTTGGGGTTCTAA